The Henckelia pumila isolate YLH828 unplaced genomic scaffold, ASM3356847v2 CTG_461:::fragment_3, whole genome shotgun sequence genome window below encodes:
- the LOC140872245 gene encoding probable pectate lyase 5, giving the protein MKIPLFFIILLFPLLLINPAFILSSPVQDPELVVQEVNEKINISRRNLGFLSCGTGNPIDDCWRCDPDWEKNRQRLADCAIGFGKHSVGGRDGQIYVVTDSGDDAVNPKPGTLRYGVIRNEPLWIIFERDMVIKLKQELMLNSFKTIDGRGASVHISGGPCITIQFVTNIIIHGLNIHDCKQGGNAYVRDSPEHYGYRTVSDGDGVSIFGGSHVWVDHCSLSNCRDGLIDAIHGSTAITLSNNYLTHHDKVMLLGHSDSYTQDKNMQVTIAFNHFGEGLVQRMPRCRHGYFHVVNNDYTHWEMYAIGGSADPTINSQGNRFLAPDREENKEVTKHEDAPESRWKHWNWRSEGDLMLNGAFFIQSGAGASSNYAKASSLSARPSSLVSSMTGGAGTLSCKKGKRC; this is encoded by the exons ATGAAAATCCCACTTttctttattatattattatttcctTTGTTATTGATCAATCCAGCTTTCATATTATCTTCACCAGTTCAAGATCCTGAACTAGTAGTCCAAGAAGTCAACGA GAAAATCAACATATCAAGAAGGAACCTTGGATTTCTCTCGTGCGGCACGGGCAACCCGATAGACGACTGCTGGCGGTGCGATCCCGACTGGGAGAAGAACCGCCAGCGTCTCGCGGACTGCGCGATCGGGTTCGGGAAACACTCCGTCGGTGGCAGAGACGGCCAGATTTACGTGGTCACTGACTCGGGGGACGATGCGGTGAACCCGAAACCGGGAACCTTACGCTACGGCGTCATCCGAAACGAGCCGTTGTGGATCATTTTCGAACGTGACATGGTGATCAAACTCAAGCAAGAACTCATGTTGAACTCTTTCAAGACCATCGACGGAAGGGGCGCGAGCGTGCACATATCCGGAGGACCCTGCATCACCATACAGTTTGTGACGAACATCATCATACATGGATTGAACATACACGATTGCAAGCAAGGGGGGAATGCGTACGTGAGGGATTCGCCGGAGCATTATGGGTACAGGACAGTGTCTGATGGAGACGGCGTGTCGATATTCGGAGGGAGCCATGTTTGGGTCGACCATTGCTCGTTGTCTAATTGCCGCGACGGCTTGATCGACGCCATCCACGGCTCCACGGCTATCACGTTGTCGAATAATTACTTGACTCATCATGATAAGGTCATGCTTTTGGGTCATAGCGATAGTTATACTCAAGATAAGAACATGCAAGTGACCATTGCCTTCAACCATTTCGGAGAAGGGCTCGTGCAGAGGATGCcgag ATGCAGGCATGGGTATTTTCATGTGGTGAATAATGACTACACACATTGGGAAATGTATGCGATCGGTGGCAGTGCAGATCCTACAATAAACAGCCAAGGCAACAGATTTCTTGCACCAGACAGGGAGGAAAATAAAGAG GTGACCAAGCACGAGGATGCACCCGAAAGCAGATGGAAGCACTGGAATTGGAGATCAGAAGGAGACCTTATgctaaatggtgcattcttcatTCAATCTGGTGCCGGCGCCTCGTCTAATTACGCCAAGGCGTCTAGCTTGAGCGCGAGACCATCGTCTCTGGTGAGCTCCATGACCGGCGGAGCCGGCACACTCAGCTGCAAGAAAGGCAAACGGTGCTAG